From one Lotus japonicus ecotype B-129 chromosome 3, LjGifu_v1.2 genomic stretch:
- the LOC130745927 gene encoding aquaporin TIP2-1-like isoform X1: MGGIAFGRLDDSFSLGSIKAYIAEFISTLLFVFAGVGSAIAYGKVTSDAALDPAGLVAIAVCHAFALFVAVSVGANISGGHVNPAVTFGLALGGQITILTGIFYWIAQLLGSIVACFLLHYVTGGLETPVHGLAAGVGAFEGVVTEIIITFGLVYTVYATAADPKKGSLGTIAPIAIGFIVGANILAAGPFSGGSMNPARSFGPAVVSGNFHDIWIYWVGPLIGGGLAGLIYGNVFIRSHEHAPLPSEF, encoded by the exons ATGGGTGGTATAGCATTTGGACGCTTAGATGATTCTTTCAGTTTGGGCTCAATCAAGGCCTATATTGCTGAGTTCATCTCAACCTTGCTCTTTGTTTTTGCTGGTGTTGGTTCAGCAATAGCCTATG GTAAGGTGACATCAGATGCTGCTCTCGATCCAGCTGGGTTAGTAGCAATTGCTGTTTGTCATGCTTTTGCTCTATTTGTTGCTGTTTCTGTTGGTGCCAATATTTCTGGTGGCCATGTCAACCCTGCTGTGACCTTTGGATTGGCTCTTGGTGGCCAGATCACCATCCTCACTGGTATCTTCTACTGGATTGCACAGCTTCTTGGCTCCATAGTGGCATGTTTTCTACTCCACTATGTCACAGGAGGCTTG GAAACTCCCGTCCACGGTCTGGCCGCTGGAGTTGGAGCTTTTGAAGGAGTTGTCACTGAGATCATCATCACATTTGGGTTGGTCTACACGGTGTATGCCACAGCAGCTGACCCTAAGAAGGGCTCATTGGGCACCATTGCACCCATTGCCATTGGTTTCATTGTTGGTGCCAATATATTGGCTGCAGGGCCATTTTCAGGCGGGTCGATGAACCCGGCTCGCTCCTTTGGCCCTGCAGTTGTTAGTGGCAACTTTCATGACATCTGGATCTACTGGGTTGGACCTCTCATTGGTGGTGGTTTAGCTGGCCTCATCTATGGCAATGTGTTCATTCGCTCTCATGAGCATGCACCTCTTCCCAGTGAATTCTGA
- the LOC130745927 gene encoding aquaporin TIP2-1-like isoform X2: MGGIAFGRLDDSFSLGSIKAYIAEFISTLLFVFAGVGSAIAYGKVTSDAALDPAGLVAIAVCHAFALFVAVSVGANISGGHVNPAVTFGLALGGQITILTGIFYWIAQLLGSIVACFLLHYVTGGLYYFVARKLPSTVWPLELELLKELSLRSSSHLGWSTRCMPQQLTLRRAHWAPLHPLPLVSLLVPIYWLQGHFQAGR; the protein is encoded by the exons ATGGGTGGTATAGCATTTGGACGCTTAGATGATTCTTTCAGTTTGGGCTCAATCAAGGCCTATATTGCTGAGTTCATCTCAACCTTGCTCTTTGTTTTTGCTGGTGTTGGTTCAGCAATAGCCTATG GTAAGGTGACATCAGATGCTGCTCTCGATCCAGCTGGGTTAGTAGCAATTGCTGTTTGTCATGCTTTTGCTCTATTTGTTGCTGTTTCTGTTGGTGCCAATATTTCTGGTGGCCATGTCAACCCTGCTGTGACCTTTGGATTGGCTCTTGGTGGCCAGATCACCATCCTCACTGGTATCTTCTACTGGATTGCACAGCTTCTTGGCTCCATAGTGGCATGTTTTCTACTCCACTATGTCACAGGAGGCTTG TATTATTTTGTTGCCAGGAAACTCCCGTCCACGGTCTGGCCGCTGGAGTTGGAGCTTTTGAAGGAGTTGTCACTGAGATCATCATCACATTTGGGTTGGTCTACACGGTGTATGCCACAGCAGCTGACCCTAAGAAGGGCTCATTGGGCACCATTGCACCCATTGCCATTGGTTTCATTGTTGGTGCCAATATATTGGCTGCAGGGCCATTTTCAGGCGGGTCGATGA